The following is a genomic window from Tissierellales bacterium.
TGATATAGGGTTGGCTATTTCACCTAAGATATTTATAGGAGTTAATAAAGGTAATGGTTCTGTATAACTCTTAAAATATCCTAAAAACCCTGAGGTTTTAAAATTAAAATACTGAGTTAAAAAGAAAGTCATTAATGCCAATGTTAATGTAACACTATAATCTGATGTAGGTGGTGTAAAAGATAGAAGTCCAAATAAGTTTGAGAATAATAAAAACAATATTAAAGTCAGTATATAAGGTGTAAAAAACATATTCTCTTTACCCATAGTAGACTCTACTAAGCCTTCTACAGATTCAACTAATACTTCTATTAAGTTTAAAAAACCTGTAGGTTGTTTATTTACATCTGCATTTTTTATTTTTTTATTTACTACTAAAGCTATTATAATTAAAATAATCGATACAATCCATACATTTACTATAGTGTCTGGTATTATTATATTCTTACCGAATAAATTGAAAGCAATTTCTATACTCATATACTCATCTATTCCCTCCTTCCTGTAAGCTGTAACAACTACTCCTTATTTCTTTTTTTTATTCTTCCATTAATAGTATCATAAAATGCCTTAGAAAGTATTACTATTTTTATAGTAAACATTCCTAAAACAGCAGTTACAAAATTTAAATAATCTGCAATAATGCTAATTGTCAATACAATAAAATAAATAAAGTATCGAACAAAATAATTCGACATTGTATAACCATAAGCTTTTGAGGGTTCCATTTGTACCGCTTTCTTTAGAGTATTATTAAGTAGAAGAAAGCTTAAAACATTAATACTAGAGCCAAAAATAAAACCTAGAATATAAGGTTTGGGCTCCCTAAAACCAAAAAACATTAATCCAATTACTACTAGAATGAGTATTATAGCTTTTTTTATTATCTGAAACACATAATTATCCTTAGAATTATGTAGCATTTTGGCTCACTTCCTATGATCTTTCTTAGTAGCCAATTTAAGAAGATTCATAAATCCAGCTACAGTACCAAGTATAATAAATATAATAGTAAAAATTGACTCAGTTTTCAACCATTTATCTACAATATTCCCTAAAAAAACTCCCAGTAGAATAGGAGTTATTATAGAAAGACCTACTTGAGTTATTAATGCTAAATATAAAAGAGGATTTTTATCCTTCAAATCAAACACTCCAAATATCTATTTCATACTTTAAACTTATATATATTTACTATACAAAAAAATTATCTATTATGCAAATACTTTGCAAATAATATTTAACTAGATTTCCACATTATATTTTTTTAACTTTCTATATAAAGTAGACCTAGAAATTCCCAATATTTCCGCCGTCCTTTTTTTATTTCCTTTGTTTTCTTTCAACAAAGTTAATATTTGTTCTAATTCCATTTTCTCCAAAGGAGTCAATTCTATACTAGATTCTTCAGATTCTATCTTTATTTTGACATTTTCTAAAATATGTTCCGGTAAATGGTTTAAATTTATTTCTTCTCCTGTACATAAATTTACTGCTCTAAATATTATATTTTCCAATTCCCTACCATTACCCGGCCAACTATAGGATAAAAACATCCTTTTTATATTTTCATTTATTGAAATATCTTTTTTATTTAATCTATCCTGAGCCATTTCTAGAAAGTGATTTGTCAATTTCATAATATCTCTTTTTCTATTTCTAAGAGGTGGAATTTCCACAGACACCATATTAAGTCTATAATATAAATCTTCTCTAAAATTATTTTTCTTTACCTCTTCCTCAAGATTTCTATTAGTAGCAGCAATTATCCTTATATCTACTTCAATTAATTCGTTTCCACCTACTCGAGTAAAGGTACCATTTTGGAGAACTCTTAATAATTTTGCTTGCATGTCCAAAGGCATTTCTCCTATTTCATCCAAAAAAATTGTACCTTCTGATGCTAAATCAAACTTTCCTAATTTACCACCTTTTTTAGCCCCTGTAAAAGCTCCTTCTGAATAACCAAATAACTCAGATTCTACTAACTCTTTTGGAATAGTAGAACAATCAAGAATTACAAAAGGCTTTAAAGCCCTATTACTTACATTATGCATTGCATGGGCAAAGAGCTCCTTACCTGTACCACTTTCCCCTTGTATTAGGACTGTCATATCAGTTCTTGCAGTAGATTTAGCTAAGTTTATTACTTCTTCCATCTCAACACTATCATGGATTATATCTTCAAAAGTAAATCTTCCTTGGGAGCCTGATATGTTAGCAATAAAATTTTTAGCAGTTTTTATTTCTTTTATCTTGTCCAATACTCCAATAACATTACCATCATCATCTTTAATAGGTAGAATAGTTTTTAAAAGATGTTTTTTACCTCCATTTTTTAACTTTAGAAATATTTCCTCATTATAAACCTCTTTTCCAGTTTTTAAAATCTCCATAACTTTTAGCTTACTAGCATAAAATTCTTGCAGTGGTTTTATCTTTATTTCTTCTTTTGGTGC
Proteins encoded in this region:
- the atpB gene encoding F0F1 ATP synthase subunit A, encoding MSIEIAFNLFGKNIIIPDTIVNVWIVSIILIIIALVVNKKIKNADVNKQPTGFLNLIEVLVESVEGLVESTMGKENMFFTPYILTLILFLLFSNLFGLLSFTPPTSDYSVTLTLALMTFFLTQYFNFKTSGFLGYFKSYTEPLPLLTPINILGEIANPISLSFRLFGNILSGVIIMGLVYAALGWFAPLVAPILHAYFDIFSGALQTFIFSMLTMIFISGAME
- a CDS encoding ATP synthase subunit I, producing MLHNSKDNYVFQIIKKAIILILVVIGLMFFGFREPKPYILGFIFGSSINVLSFLLLNNTLKKAVQMEPSKAYGYTMSNYFVRYFIYFIVLTISIIADYLNFVTAVLGMFTIKIVILSKAFYDTINGRIKKRNKE
- a CDS encoding AtpZ/AtpI family protein, with amino-acid sequence MKDKNPLLYLALITQVGLSIITPILLGVFLGNIVDKWLKTESIFTIIFIILGTVAGFMNLLKLATKKDHRK
- a CDS encoding sigma 54-interacting transcriptional regulator, whose translation is MFLEDLREGAKKISLEGIKINAYCNGNNILLKEDTNKGENYIKYNYIIRDDSFKVSLEISVNKEIYNNNSKAIADMGYGIILQEIRYRNLLTDYIKKQKLNKYIANTLHDAVLVLNKDGYVEYYNDKALEILEAPKEEIKIKPLQEFYASKLKVMEILKTGKEVYNEEIFLKLKNGGKKHLLKTILPIKDDDGNVIGVLDKIKEIKTAKNFIANISGSQGRFTFEDIIHDSVEMEEVINLAKSTARTDMTVLIQGESGTGKELFAHAMHNVSNRALKPFVILDCSTIPKELVESELFGYSEGAFTGAKKGGKLGKFDLASEGTIFLDEIGEMPLDMQAKLLRVLQNGTFTRVGGNELIEVDIRIIAATNRNLEEEVKKNNFREDLYYRLNMVSVEIPPLRNRKRDIMKLTNHFLEMAQDRLNKKDISINENIKRMFLSYSWPGNGRELENIIFRAVNLCTGEEINLNHLPEHILENVKIKIESEESSIELTPLEKMELEQILTLLKENKGNKKRTAEILGISRSTLYRKLKKYNVEI